A stretch of Streptococcus chenjunshii DNA encodes these proteins:
- the sufD gene encoding Fe-S cluster assembly protein SufD codes for MTKESILNFSQAKAEPTWLQERRLTALAKIDQLELPKIERVKFHRWNLGDGTIEENNYSGAVPDFTALGDNPKLVQVGTQTVLEQMPPELAQQGVVFTDFYSALAEQPQLIEKYFGSALKFDEDKLAAYHTAYFNSAAFLYIPDNVEIEQAIEGIFYQDSDSPVAFNKHILIIAGRNSKLTYLERFETIGSGHQPTSANISVEVIALAGSQVKFSAIDRLGNNLTTYISRRGRHDNDAVIDWALGVMNEGNVVADFDSDLIGEGSQAHLKVVAASSGRQVQGIDTRVTNYGRNSVGHILQHGVILERGTLTFNGIGHIIKGAKGADAQQESRVLMLSDQARSDANPILLIDENEVTAGHAASIGQVDPEDMYYLMSRGLDRETAERLVIRGFLGTVITEIPVKDVRDEMIAVLDTKLDKR; via the coding sequence GTGACAAAAGAATCCATTTTAAACTTCTCACAAGCTAAGGCTGAGCCTACTTGGCTGCAAGAACGCCGTTTAACAGCTTTAGCTAAAATTGATCAGCTGGAACTCCCTAAAATCGAGCGGGTTAAATTTCACCGCTGGAATCTGGGTGACGGAACGATTGAGGAAAATAATTATTCGGGGGCAGTCCCGGATTTTACAGCTCTTGGCGATAACCCTAAACTTGTTCAGGTCGGTACGCAGACCGTCTTAGAGCAGATGCCGCCTGAATTAGCTCAGCAAGGGGTTGTTTTTACAGATTTTTATTCGGCTCTTGCGGAGCAACCGCAGCTGATTGAAAAGTATTTCGGTTCAGCTCTTAAATTTGATGAGGATAAACTGGCAGCTTATCACACGGCCTACTTTAATAGCGCGGCATTCCTGTATATTCCGGATAATGTTGAGATAGAACAGGCTATTGAGGGGATTTTCTATCAAGACAGCGACAGCCCGGTTGCTTTTAATAAGCATATCCTGATTATTGCCGGACGTAACAGCAAACTGACTTATCTTGAACGTTTCGAAACGATTGGCAGCGGCCATCAGCCAACATCTGCTAATATCAGTGTTGAGGTGATTGCATTGGCGGGCAGTCAGGTGAAATTCTCTGCCATTGACCGTCTGGGGAATAATCTGACGACCTACATCAGCCGCCGGGGGCGCCATGACAATGATGCTGTCATTGACTGGGCACTGGGTGTTATGAATGAAGGCAATGTTGTCGCAGATTTTGATTCAGATCTCATCGGTGAGGGAAGTCAAGCTCATCTCAAGGTTGTTGCGGCGTCCAGCGGCCGTCAGGTTCAGGGGATCGATACACGTGTGACCAACTACGGACGAAACTCAGTCGGTCATATCCTGCAACATGGTGTTATCTTGGAACGCGGGACTTTGACCTTTAATGGCATAGGTCATATTATTAAAGGTGCAAAGGGAGCCGATGCTCAGCAGGAGAGCCGTGTTTTGATGCTGTCGGATCAGGCGCGCTCGGATGCCAATCCTATCCTTTTGATTGATGAGAATGAAGTAACCGCTGGACACGCGGCTTCGATCGGCCAAGTGGATCCGGAAGATATGTACTATCTGATGAGCCGCGGGCTCGATCGGGAAACAGCTGAGCGTCTGGTTATCCGCGGTTTTCTGGGGACAGTTATCACAGAAATTCCGGTTAAAGACGTCCGTGATGAAATGATTGCTGTTTTGGACACAAAACTTGATAAACGGTGA
- the sufC gene encoding Fe-S cluster assembly ATPase SufC codes for MSVLEIKNLHVSIEDKKILKGVNLTLKTGEIAAIMGPNGTGKSTLSAAIMGNPSYEVTEGEILLDGENLLELEVDERARLGIFLAMQYPSEIPGITNAEFIRAGMNAGKADDEKISVRDFIAKLDEKMELLGMREEMAERYLNEGFSGGEKKRNEILQLLMLEPKFALLDEIDSGLDIDALKVVSKGVNAMRGADFGAMIITHYQRLLNYITPDVVHVMMDGRVVLSGDAQLAVRLEKEGYANIAEELGLKYEEEA; via the coding sequence ATGTCTGTGCTTGAAATAAAAAATCTTCATGTTTCTATTGAGGATAAGAAAATCTTAAAAGGGGTTAATCTGACGCTTAAAACAGGAGAGATTGCTGCTATTATGGGGCCGAACGGAACTGGGAAATCGACCCTTTCAGCTGCTATCATGGGCAATCCCAGCTACGAAGTGACCGAAGGCGAAATCCTTTTGGACGGTGAGAACCTCTTAGAGCTGGAAGTTGATGAGCGTGCCCGTTTAGGTATTTTCTTGGCTATGCAGTACCCGTCTGAAATTCCCGGGATTACCAATGCAGAGTTTATTCGTGCCGGTATGAATGCTGGTAAAGCGGATGATGAGAAAATCAGTGTCCGTGATTTTATTGCAAAGTTAGATGAAAAAATGGAACTTCTGGGGATGAGAGAAGAGATGGCAGAGCGTTATCTTAACGAAGGCTTTTCAGGCGGAGAGAAAAAGCGCAATGAAATTTTACAGCTGCTCATGCTTGAACCCAAATTCGCTCTTCTTGACGAGATTGACTCCGGATTGGATATTGACGCACTCAAGGTTGTTTCAAAAGGGGTTAATGCTATGCGCGGAGCTGATTTTGGCGCTATGATTATCACACATTATCAGCGTTTGTTAAATTATATTACTCCTGATGTTGTGCATGTTATGATGGACGGCCGGGTTGTACTGTCCGGAGATGCTCAGCTGGCTGTCCGTCTGGAAAAAGAAGGCTATGCCAATATTGCTGAAGAATTAGGGCTTAAGTATGAAGAGGAAGCCTAA
- a CDS encoding glycosyltransferase family 4 protein, whose product MFPFTIEFVLVLIAAFLMSLIMTPLVRFLAFRIGAVDNPNARRINKVPMPSSGGLAIFLSFLIAALILMPLVIKTEIWGISYFDYILPVVAAASLVIVTGLFDDIYELNPRTKMVGIVFAAVMIWAFTDFRFNSFKIPFGGPLLAFGPVLTFVLTVLWIVSITNAINLIDGLDGLVSGVAIISLLTMSIVSYFFLPETDFFLTLTILVLIMAIAGFFPYNYHPAIIYLGDTGALFIGFMIGVLSLQGLKNSTAVAVVTPVIILGVPIMDTAVAIIRRKLSGRPISEADKMHLHHRLLAMGFTHRGAVLVVYGIAMLFSLISLLLNVSSRWGGVLLLIGAAFALEIFIEGLEIWGPGRTPLFNILAFIGNSDYRQTSIKVWREKWRQFKKRKE is encoded by the coding sequence ATGTTTCCATTTACGATTGAATTTGTGCTGGTCTTAATTGCTGCATTTCTCATGTCTTTGATAATGACTCCGCTTGTCCGCTTTCTTGCTTTCAGAATAGGTGCTGTCGATAACCCTAACGCCAGGCGGATCAATAAGGTGCCTATGCCCAGCAGCGGCGGTTTGGCTATCTTCCTTTCATTTTTGATAGCTGCGCTGATATTGATGCCCTTGGTTATTAAGACTGAGATTTGGGGGATTTCCTATTTCGATTACATTCTGCCTGTTGTCGCAGCTGCATCTCTTGTTATTGTCACAGGGCTGTTTGATGATATCTATGAACTAAATCCTAGGACTAAAATGGTTGGTATCGTGTTTGCCGCTGTTATGATCTGGGCTTTTACAGATTTTAGGTTTAATAGTTTTAAAATCCCTTTTGGCGGTCCGCTTTTAGCCTTTGGACCAGTTTTAACCTTTGTGCTGACGGTTTTGTGGATTGTCTCCATAACAAATGCCATAAATCTGATAGACGGCCTGGACGGTTTGGTGAGCGGAGTGGCTATCATCAGTCTGCTGACAATGTCAATTGTGTCCTATTTTTTTCTGCCTGAGACAGATTTCTTTCTAACCCTGACTATTCTTGTTTTAATTATGGCTATTGCCGGCTTTTTCCCTTATAATTATCATCCGGCAATCATCTATTTGGGGGATACAGGCGCCCTTTTTATCGGTTTTATGATCGGTGTTTTGTCGCTTCAGGGGCTGAAAAATTCAACTGCAGTTGCTGTGGTGACACCGGTTATTATCTTAGGCGTCCCTATCATGGATACAGCGGTCGCTATTATCCGCCGTAAGTTGTCTGGCCGCCCGATTTCTGAGGCGGATAAGATGCATCTGCACCATCGTCTGCTGGCTATGGGCTTTACTCATCGGGGTGCAGTTTTGGTAGTCTACGGCATTGCTATGCTTTTTTCCTTAATTTCTTTGCTCTTAAATGTTTCCAGCCGCTGGGGGGGTGTTTTGCTCCTAATCGGTGCGGCCTTTGCTTTAGAGATTTTTATCGAAGGTTTAGAAATTTGGGGGCCCGGACGCACACCTTTATTTAATATTTTGGCTTTTATCGGCAATAGTGATTATCGTCAGACATCAATTAAAGTCTGGCGGGAAAAATGGCGACAATTTAAAAAAAGGAAAGAATAA
- the mecA gene encoding adaptor protein MecA, with amino-acid sequence MEMKQISETTLKITISMDDLEERGMELKDFLIPQEKTEEFFYTIMDELDLPDNFKDTGMLSFRVTPRKDQIDVFVTKSDLNKDLNLEDLAEFGDVSQMTPEDFFKTLEKSMREKGDTEAHERLEKIEEMMEEAADSALGASKSAKDGEKEEEPADYIHYVLDFPNLKTAVAFAKTVDFDIEASEFYKEGASYHLAVLLNLVNKPSYYANIIYARLLEHAWPGTKTRAYLQEHGVELLMTDAVQQLQMIELV; translated from the coding sequence ATGGAAATGAAACAGATAAGTGAGACAACCTTAAAAATCACCATCAGCATGGACGATTTGGAAGAACGCGGGATGGAGCTGAAGGACTTTCTGATTCCTCAGGAAAAGACAGAAGAGTTTTTCTATACCATCATGGATGAGCTCGACTTGCCCGATAATTTTAAAGATACGGGCATGCTGAGCTTTCGTGTGACTCCCAGAAAAGATCAGATTGATGTGTTTGTAACAAAGTCAGATTTGAATAAAGATCTTAACTTAGAAGATTTGGCAGAGTTTGGCGATGTATCGCAGATGACACCCGAAGATTTCTTCAAGACTTTGGAAAAATCTATGCGGGAAAAAGGCGATACGGAAGCGCATGAGAGACTGGAAAAAATTGAAGAGATGATGGAGGAAGCCGCAGATTCTGCACTCGGAGCCTCCAAATCTGCAAAAGACGGTGAAAAAGAGGAGGAACCGGCCGATTATATTCATTATGTGCTCGATTTTCCTAATTTAAAAACAGCTGTTGCTTTTGCAAAGACAGTCGATTTTGATATTGAAGCTTCTGAATTTTATAAGGAAGGAGCGTCTTACCATCTGGCTGTTCTGCTTAACTTAGTGAATAAACCGAGTTATTATGCCAATATAATATACGCTCGTCTCTTAGAGCATGCTTGGCCGGGAACTAAGACGCGTGCTTATCTGCAGGAACATGGCGTAGAGCTGCTGATGACTGATGCGGTTCAGCAATTACAAATGATTGAGTTGGTATAA
- a CDS encoding undecaprenyl-diphosphate phosphatase, translating into MFIIELLKAIFYGIVEGITEWLPISSTGHLILVQEFIKFNQNKDFVDMFNIVIQLGAILAVIVIYFRRLNPFQPGKTAREIQITWQLWAKVVLACIPSAIFGLLLDDWMEAHFYNFVVVAFMLILYGVAFIWIEKRHQNVQPQVTSLARMSYRTAFYIGCFQVLSIVPGTSRSGATILGAILMGTSRSVAADFTFFLAIPTMFGYSGLKAVKFFIDGNTLAFSQLIILLAASVTAFIVSLYAIRFLTDYVKKHDFTVFGQYRIVLGFVLLAYWLLTLML; encoded by the coding sequence ATGTTTATTATTGAGTTATTGAAGGCTATCTTTTACGGAATTGTCGAGGGGATTACTGAGTGGCTGCCGATTTCCAGCACAGGGCACTTGATTTTAGTGCAGGAATTCATTAAATTTAATCAAAACAAAGACTTTGTGGATATGTTCAATATAGTTATTCAGCTGGGGGCTATTTTAGCGGTTATCGTTATCTATTTTCGGCGGCTTAATCCTTTTCAGCCCGGCAAGACGGCGCGTGAAATCCAAATCACATGGCAGCTCTGGGCTAAGGTCGTCTTAGCCTGTATCCCTTCGGCAATTTTTGGCCTGCTGCTGGATGACTGGATGGAAGCGCATTTCTATAATTTTGTCGTTGTAGCCTTCATGCTGATTCTTTACGGCGTTGCTTTTATTTGGATTGAAAAACGCCATCAAAATGTCCAGCCGCAAGTAACAAGTTTGGCACGCATGTCTTACCGCACGGCTTTTTATATCGGCTGTTTTCAAGTGCTCAGTATTGTTCCGGGAACCAGTCGTTCCGGGGCAACAATTCTGGGTGCCATTCTGATGGGAACCAGCCGTTCTGTGGCCGCCGATTTTACTTTCTTTTTAGCTATTCCTACGATGTTTGGTTACAGCGGTTTGAAAGCGGTCAAATTCTTTATTGATGGCAATACACTTGCTTTCAGTCAGCTGATTATTCTGCTGGCAGCCAGTGTGACTGCCTTTATCGTCAGCCTGTATGCTATCCGTTTCCTGACGGATTATGTTAAAAAACACGATTTTACTGTCTTTGGCCAATACCGTATTGTGCTTGGCTTTGTTCTACTAGCTTACTGGCTGCTGACATTAATGCTGTAA
- a CDS encoding DUF2207 domain-containing protein, producing the protein MKKFWLVFALLLVSLGFARAAAAADVDYSITSYTGDLVINEDNSADFTQTISYQFDSYYNGQVVTLGEAGNMPAGFSIDGDPSVEVYNNGVRADTYDITTTPLGDGYEVRVYNSGVSGSKVKLVIHWQLYNILYKYQDVAELNWVPISDWDVTLHNVEFRVRTAKEAADSQLWAHQGYFKPVPKVNAKDSGYTVSAGSVSSKFELHAYWDKDVINTAIEKNEAGKEQIIAQEKSISRTGSFLNVFFAYLLPSVCLLYLGYVFWNFRGLRKNLNRYQRSGRKARLYEVPEELSPLLLTQNIFGSSFSQLSPYAVETKNSSIRFVNLIQAVLLDLIDRKNLLLTKENQKFYLAVSDLTSLSEEELVLVDMAFGNETKLALDGLFSAYQYDHKATLKKLKKKFKGKKLETEVRKASSKVLNTIRRKSIEISDCTVEHLDKDGLASPYRSLMKDEEKQLTRYTILLILMAVASLGLFIYFIFKTSDLKLIYGALLVFSIVVFTYLVSSSRKYYNLGVLTEEGGERVYYWQSFRNMIRHINAFDRADIESVVVWNRLLVYATLFGYAKKVERYLKVHHIQSLGALSQVPSTDFYPALALSTNHFVQTSSSAVTSSHFSISSGSSGSFGGGGFSGGGGGGGGGAF; encoded by the coding sequence ATGAAAAAGTTTTGGCTGGTGTTTGCACTTTTGCTGGTCAGTTTAGGATTTGCTCGAGCTGCAGCAGCCGCAGATGTGGACTACAGCATTACAAGCTATACCGGTGATTTGGTTATTAATGAAGACAACAGTGCTGATTTTACTCAGACAATCAGCTACCAGTTTGATTCATACTACAATGGTCAGGTTGTTACTCTAGGCGAAGCAGGTAATATGCCTGCAGGTTTTTCTATTGACGGCGACCCTTCCGTAGAGGTCTATAATAATGGAGTACGTGCTGATACTTATGATATCACAACGACTCCTTTGGGAGACGGCTATGAGGTGAGAGTATACAACTCAGGCGTCAGCGGCAGTAAGGTTAAACTGGTTATTCACTGGCAGCTCTATAATATCTTATACAAATATCAAGATGTTGCTGAGCTTAATTGGGTTCCGATCAGTGACTGGGATGTGACCTTGCATAATGTCGAGTTTAGAGTCAGAACAGCGAAGGAAGCTGCTGACAGTCAGCTGTGGGCGCACCAAGGTTATTTTAAACCGGTGCCTAAGGTCAATGCAAAGGACAGCGGCTATACAGTTTCTGCCGGCAGTGTTTCTTCTAAGTTTGAGCTGCACGCCTATTGGGATAAGGATGTGATCAACACAGCGATAGAAAAAAATGAAGCCGGCAAGGAACAGATTATCGCTCAAGAAAAGAGTATCTCTCGGACGGGTAGCTTTTTGAACGTCTTCTTTGCTTATTTGCTGCCAAGTGTTTGTCTTCTTTATTTAGGCTATGTTTTTTGGAATTTTAGAGGCTTGAGAAAGAACTTAAACCGTTATCAGCGTTCCGGCCGCAAAGCGAGACTGTACGAAGTGCCTGAAGAGCTTTCGCCTCTGCTTTTGACGCAAAATATCTTTGGAAGCAGTTTTTCTCAGCTGAGTCCCTATGCTGTTGAAACGAAAAACTCATCTATCCGTTTTGTCAACTTGATTCAGGCTGTTCTACTGGATCTTATTGACAGAAAAAACTTGCTGTTGACTAAAGAAAATCAGAAATTTTACTTGGCAGTTAGCGATTTGACAAGCTTAAGCGAAGAGGAGCTGGTTCTAGTTGATATGGCCTTTGGCAATGAAACCAAACTGGCCTTAGATGGACTGTTTTCAGCCTACCAGTATGACCACAAAGCTACTCTTAAGAAGCTGAAAAAGAAATTTAAAGGGAAAAAGCTGGAAACCGAAGTTCGGAAAGCGTCTAGTAAAGTATTAAATACTATTAGAAGAAAGAGTATAGAAATTTCAGATTGTACTGTGGAGCATCTTGACAAAGACGGGCTTGCATCACCTTATCGGTCTTTAATGAAAGATGAGGAGAAGCAGTTGACTAGATATACAATCCTGCTCATTCTAATGGCAGTCGCTTCATTAGGATTGTTTATTTACTTTATATTCAAAACAAGTGATTTGAAACTGATTTATGGTGCTCTTCTAGTTTTTTCAATTGTTGTGTTTACTTATCTCGTCAGCAGTTCAAGGAAATATTATAATCTGGGAGTACTGACAGAAGAAGGCGGGGAAAGAGTTTACTATTGGCAGAGTTTCAGAAATATGATTCGTCATATTAATGCTTTTGACCGGGCTGACATAGAAAGTGTGGTAGTCTGGAACCGGCTTTTAGTTTACGCGACTCTTTTTGGCTATGCTAAAAAGGTTGAACGCTATTTGAAAGTTCATCACATTCAGTCCTTGGGTGCACTTTCGCAAGTGCCGTCCACAGATTTTTATCCCGCCCTTGCCCTATCGACAAATCATTTTGTGCAGACTTCCTCCAGTGCAGTGACGTCATCGCATTTTTCGATTTCTTCCGGCAGCTCCGGCAGTTTTGGGGGCGGCGGCTTTTCCGGCGGCGGAGGCGGCGGGGGCGGCGGAGCCTTTTAG
- a CDS encoding ABC transporter substrate-binding protein/permease: MKKILLSLLAAFFLIFGGTAGVRADDYLRVGMEAAYAPFNWTQDDDSNGAVPIEGTNQYANGYDVQIAKKIAASLNKKLLVVKTSWTGLIPALTSGKIDMIAAGMSPTEERKKEITFSDSYYTSEPVIVVASDGEYANAKSLDDFAGAKITAQQGNYLVNLIGQIPNVSEQTAMGDFSQMRQALSADVIDGYISERPEARTAEAASSKYKMIAFPEGQGFETSESDTAIAVGLRKDDSQTLAQVNDILAGISEEERLELMDQMIEEQPAETAEEGEAPHFFQQVWTIVQNNWQQFLRGAGITLLISVIGTVAGLIIGLLIGVYRTAPLAANRFLALLQKAFSWLLTVYIEVFRGTPMIVQAMVIYYGTAQAFGISIDRTLAAIFIVSINTGAYMSEIVRGGIFAVDQGQFEAATALGFSHGQTMRKIVLPQVIRNILPATGNEFVINIKDTSVLNVISVVELYFSGNTVATQTYQYFQTFTIIAVIYFVLTFTVTRILRYIENRFDQDNYTTIEGEKN; the protein is encoded by the coding sequence ATGAAGAAGATACTTTTGAGTCTGCTCGCTGCCTTTTTCCTAATCTTCGGAGGCACGGCCGGGGTAAGAGCAGATGATTATTTACGTGTCGGCATGGAAGCAGCTTACGCTCCTTTTAATTGGACACAGGATGATGACAGCAACGGTGCTGTTCCGATTGAGGGGACCAATCAGTATGCTAATGGTTATGATGTGCAAATCGCTAAAAAGATTGCCGCCTCTTTAAATAAAAAACTGCTTGTTGTCAAAACATCTTGGACCGGACTGATTCCTGCTCTGACATCCGGAAAAATTGACATGATTGCTGCCGGTATGAGCCCGACAGAAGAACGCAAAAAAGAGATTACCTTCTCAGACAGCTACTATACCAGCGAACCTGTTATTGTCGTCGCTTCTGACGGAGAGTATGCCAATGCAAAAAGCTTGGATGATTTTGCAGGCGCTAAAATTACTGCACAGCAAGGGAATTATTTAGTGAATCTGATAGGCCAGATTCCAAACGTTTCCGAGCAAACAGCTATGGGAGATTTTTCTCAGATGCGGCAGGCACTGTCCGCTGATGTGATAGACGGTTATATTTCGGAACGTCCTGAAGCCCGTACAGCAGAAGCCGCCAGCAGCAAATATAAAATGATTGCCTTCCCAGAAGGACAGGGATTCGAAACTTCCGAATCTGATACTGCTATTGCTGTTGGTCTACGTAAGGATGACAGTCAAACACTGGCTCAAGTCAATGACATTCTGGCGGGGATTTCTGAAGAAGAGCGGCTGGAACTGATGGACCAGATGATTGAAGAACAGCCCGCCGAAACGGCTGAAGAAGGTGAAGCACCTCATTTCTTCCAGCAAGTCTGGACCATTGTCCAAAACAACTGGCAACAGTTCCTCCGCGGTGCCGGCATAACGCTGCTGATTTCGGTTATCGGAACCGTTGCCGGTCTCATCATTGGTCTTCTGATCGGCGTTTACCGTACGGCACCTCTGGCGGCTAACCGCTTCTTAGCCCTCCTGCAGAAGGCTTTCAGTTGGCTGCTGACTGTCTACATTGAAGTTTTCCGTGGCACACCGATGATTGTTCAGGCTATGGTTATCTATTATGGGACAGCACAGGCTTTCGGTATTTCAATTGACCGCACACTGGCAGCTATCTTTATTGTCTCCATCAATACCGGAGCGTATATGAGCGAAATTGTCCGCGGCGGCATCTTTGCTGTTGATCAGGGACAATTTGAAGCTGCTACGGCACTCGGTTTTTCCCACGGCCAGACCATGCGAAAAATCGTCCTCCCTCAGGTTATCCGCAATATCCTGCCGGCAACCGGCAATGAATTTGTCATCAATATTAAAGATACATCTGTATTGAATGTTATCTCTGTCGTTGAGCTGTATTTCTCAGGAAATACTGTAGCAACTCAGACTTATCAGTACTTCCAGACCTTTACTATTATCGCTGTGATTTACTTTGTTCTCACTTTCACCGTAACACGTATTCTGCGCTATATTGAAAACCGATTTGACCAAGACAATTATACGACCATCGAAGGAGAAAAGAATTAA